In Bacillus cytotoxicus NVH 391-98, the following are encoded in one genomic region:
- a CDS encoding DUF3931 domain-containing protein, which translates to MDNNEKKCNVISIDAKKKKSETYSYPKLVIEGKTYEFSSFVLCGETPDGRRLVLTHMISTDEFAGFVKSLDTVLQKKIERIFFS; encoded by the coding sequence ATGGACAACAATGAGAAAAAGTGCAACGTCATCTCAATTGATGCAAAGAAAAAGAAAAGTGAAACTTATTCCTATCCAAAATTAGTTATCGAAGGGAAAACATATGAATTTTCTTCATTCGTCTTATGCGGTGAAACACCGGATGGTAGACGTTTAGTATTAACTCATATGATTTCCACAGACGAGTTTGCCGGATTTGTAAAATCACTCGATACTGTTCTACAGAAGAAAATTGAGCGAATCTTTTTTTCATAA